Proteins co-encoded in one Flavivirga eckloniae genomic window:
- a CDS encoding peptidoglycan-binding protein — MRKTFYKKELVISNTQKRRGNKNKRSDVIKIQSWLCLQEQLFPGIGTMTAIDGDFGPATEKCVKNFQKFININETGIVDQDLFSALSHPLKSAFEDVTAQATIRETILKVAENHLKNQPKELVIKGENNSGPWVKSYMDGHEGELWFWCMGFVQGIIDQALSLHDMKFTKIMPLTYSCDVVGMKGLEHDSLIRNSKIEQQPNLVKPGDILLIRRSWHDWTHTAIIIDVEDETFTTIEGNTNRSGSRNGDGVYKRVRNFQKSNLDVFSLEKWID, encoded by the coding sequence ATGAGAAAAACATTTTACAAAAAAGAATTGGTTATTTCCAATACCCAAAAAAGAAGAGGAAACAAAAATAAAAGATCAGATGTTATTAAAATTCAGTCATGGCTTTGTTTACAAGAACAATTATTTCCAGGGATAGGAACCATGACGGCTATTGATGGTGATTTTGGACCTGCTACCGAAAAATGCGTAAAAAACTTTCAAAAGTTTATTAATATAAATGAAACAGGTATTGTAGATCAAGACCTTTTTAGCGCATTGTCTCACCCGTTAAAAAGTGCGTTCGAAGATGTAACGGCACAAGCTACTATTAGGGAAACCATATTAAAAGTGGCCGAAAACCATTTAAAGAATCAACCCAAGGAATTAGTCATTAAAGGAGAAAATAATTCAGGGCCATGGGTTAAAAGTTATATGGACGGGCACGAAGGAGAATTATGGTTCTGGTGTATGGGCTTTGTTCAGGGTATTATAGATCAAGCACTATCCTTACACGACATGAAATTTACTAAAATCATGCCTTTAACCTACAGTTGCGATGTAGTTGGTATGAAAGGATTGGAACACGATAGCCTTATTAGAAACAGCAAAATAGAGCAGCAACCTAATCTGGTAAAACCAGGCGATATTTTGTTGATAAGAAGATCGTGGCATGACTGGACACATACAGCTATAATTATAGATGTTGAAGACGAAACCTTTACGACCATTGAAGGGAATACCAATAGAAGTGGTTCGCGTAACGGAGATGGGGTTTATAAACGCGTTCGGAATTTCCAAAAATCTAATTTAGATGTATTCTCTTTAGAAAAATGGATAGATTAA